One Candidatus Marsarchaeota archaeon genomic window carries:
- a CDS encoding GTP cyclohydrolase II: protein MAGINDEMRLFEERWKKPGKLSHDIEGKLKRKGAVTLLGSTPLPTKLGGWTYMVFGDYTTGEFHTALVYGDAKKNLKKDNVLLRVHSACATSELFHATNCECREELDEAMKRIKRHGSGMIIYMNQEGAGNGIAAKVAAYSHVFEWRSGKVVNAKDKDGKPANMYDAYKRLGYEPESRSFLAAAGILKYLGIKSVRLMTNNPKKIEELRKYGIKVEPEGIHIKPANAMVKEHLKAKSRVLGHAISEKDLKR from the coding sequence ATGGCAGGCATTAACGATGAAATGCGCTTGTTCGAGGAGCGCTGGAAAAAGCCTGGGAAGCTGTCGCATGACATCGAAGGCAAGCTTAAGCGCAAAGGGGCTGTAACGCTTCTTGGCAGCACCCCGCTTCCGACAAAGCTTGGCGGCTGGACATACATGGTTTTTGGGGATTATACTACCGGCGAATTCCACACTGCACTGGTTTACGGCGATGCGAAGAAGAACCTGAAAAAGGACAACGTGCTGCTCAGGGTGCATTCGGCATGCGCCACAAGCGAGCTGTTCCACGCAACCAACTGCGAATGCAGGGAGGAGCTTGACGAGGCCATGAAAAGGATAAAGCGGCACGGAAGCGGCATGATAATCTACATGAACCAGGAGGGCGCTGGCAACGGCATTGCAGCCAAGGTTGCCGCATATTCGCACGTGTTTGAATGGCGCTCCGGAAAAGTGGTCAATGCAAAGGACAAGGATGGCAAGCCTGCAAACATGTATGATGCTTACAAAAGGCTAGGATACGAACCTGAAAGCAGGTCGTTCCTGGCTGCCGCTGGCATATTGAAGTACCTTGGCATAAAGTCCGTAAGACTTATGACAAACAATCCAAAGAAGATAGAAGAATTGAGGAAATACGGCATTAAAGTGGAACCAGAGGGCATACACATAAAGCCTGCAAATGCAATGGTCAAAGAGCACCTGAAAGCAAAGTCAAGGGTGCTTGGGCACGCGATTTCAGAAAAAGACCTGAAGCGCTAG
- a CDS encoding thiamine pyrophosphate-dependent enzyme — MEANEELEFNDWCPGCGDFGILRGVESALSEMKLDFTDAVIVSGIGCSGKLPHFVSGPISGVHTLHGRALAFAIGIKLANPSMKVIIDAGDGDTFGIGVGHFVSAGRRNADMTIIVHDNRVYGLTKGQASPTMPMGEKTKALPKPNINGPINPIALAVASGYTFVARSFAYDTNLTKELIKQGVQHKGMGLIDILQPCPTYNDINTNEWFRQRIYKLEDDPEVHDPSETMAKMTQAIKNAYMPDDKIPVGVFYKNEFIETYEDRIKANIPNYMEKFPAEQEVEKDGTPLTSVQQLLESRRVF; from the coding sequence ATGGAGGCAAATGAAGAATTAGAGTTCAATGATTGGTGCCCGGGTTGCGGCGATTTCGGCATATTGCGCGGAGTGGAAAGCGCTTTAAGCGAAATGAAGCTTGACTTCACCGATGCGGTGATAGTGTCAGGAATTGGGTGCTCAGGAAAGCTTCCGCACTTTGTGTCAGGCCCTATATCCGGGGTGCACACTCTGCACGGCAGGGCCTTGGCGTTCGCGATAGGCATAAAGCTTGCAAACCCCAGCATGAAGGTGATAATAGACGCTGGCGACGGCGACACCTTCGGCATAGGCGTAGGCCATTTCGTAAGCGCAGGCAGGAGAAACGCGGACATGACAATCATAGTTCATGACAACAGGGTATACGGGCTCACGAAAGGCCAGGCATCCCCTACCATGCCAATGGGCGAGAAGACAAAGGCGCTGCCGAAGCCGAACATAAACGGCCCGATAAACCCGATAGCGCTTGCTGTTGCATCAGGTTATACGTTCGTTGCGCGAAGCTTTGCGTATGACACAAACCTTACGAAAGAGCTCATAAAGCAGGGAGTGCAACACAAGGGTATGGGCCTTATAGACATACTGCAGCCATGCCCAACCTACAACGACATAAATACAAACGAATGGTTCAGGCAGAGGATATACAAGCTGGAAGACGACCCTGAGGTGCACGACCCCTCGGAAACAATGGCAAAGATGACGCAGGCAATAAAGAATGCATACATGCCAGATGACAAGATCCCTGTGGGAGTATTCTACAAAAACGAGTTTATTGAGACGTACGAAGACAGGATAAAGGCAAACATACCAAATTACATGGAAAAATTCCCAGCAGAGCAGGAAGTTGAAAAAGACGGGACGCCGCTTACAAGCGTGCAGCAGCTGCTTGAGAGCAGGCGCGTTTTCTGA
- a CDS encoding 2-oxoacid:acceptor oxidoreductase subunit alpha has translation MRVSWMIGGAQGTGVDTSANIFGAGVARAGYYIFGSREYFSNIKGRHSYFNVIISDSPQHSIETKVNILATFDTETAFQHFDEVKDYFIYDKALETAAIDKVRSMESELAVRQAKILEDAGLGITLGDVVKYLSSKGVKCIGIDYGPLMKNIINELKLDPVTAEKARNMLCAGASFAILGLDKKYLMDAISAVFGKNEKFLKLNQLAAEAGFGSAQNGYSLKEIPSSGHRVQLDGNTISAIGKLYAGLRFQSYYPITPASDESTYIEANQFLSLEGSDEKNGVVVLQTEDELAAINAANGAALTGARAATATSGPGFSLMNEGISWAGMNEVPVTVTYYMRGSPATGLPTRSGQSDLKLAVNAGHGEFSRIVIASGDHNEIFEDAVTALNVAEICQTPTIHIIEKTLANAYAVVDEAAMQPKGMKIDRGSIVFPEEPEEYKRFEFTESGASPRAFLGHAKMYYTGDEHNEYGHITEDSMNRTKMYEKRIKKAALAEKYIDDAHKVRIVGNAENVLLTWGSPKGAVMDAMEALSKNGISVEMVQVRLFSPYPAGIVAKALAGKKRIIAVENNYNAQGAEIMTENTSIRPTHYILKWNGRPMAMDELVEAVKQIVNSDVKKVVLNGGK, from the coding sequence ATGAGAGTTAGTTGGATGATTGGTGGCGCACAGGGGACTGGCGTCGACACGTCTGCAAACATATTTGGCGCTGGCGTAGCAAGGGCGGGCTACTACATTTTTGGGAGCAGGGAATACTTTTCCAACATAAAGGGCAGGCACAGCTATTTCAATGTGATCATTAGCGATTCGCCGCAGCATAGCATAGAAACAAAGGTCAACATCCTGGCGACATTCGATACTGAAACGGCATTCCAGCATTTTGACGAAGTAAAGGATTATTTCATATATGACAAGGCTTTGGAAACCGCTGCAATAGACAAGGTGCGCTCCATGGAAAGCGAACTTGCCGTAAGGCAGGCAAAGATATTGGAGGACGCAGGGCTTGGCATCACGCTGGGAGACGTTGTAAAGTACCTAAGCTCAAAGGGCGTGAAGTGCATCGGCATCGATTACGGCCCGCTTATGAAGAACATAATTAACGAGCTCAAGCTTGACCCAGTAACTGCTGAGAAGGCCAGGAACATGCTTTGCGCAGGGGCTTCCTTCGCAATACTTGGCCTTGACAAAAAATACTTGATGGATGCGATAAGCGCAGTATTCGGCAAAAATGAGAAGTTCCTGAAGCTCAACCAGCTTGCCGCAGAGGCAGGCTTTGGCTCAGCACAAAACGGGTATAGCCTTAAGGAGATACCAAGCAGCGGACACCGGGTGCAGCTTGACGGGAATACCATATCTGCAATAGGCAAACTTTATGCTGGGCTCAGGTTCCAGTCATATTACCCGATAACACCGGCTTCCGACGAGAGCACATACATAGAAGCAAACCAGTTCCTCAGCCTTGAAGGCTCTGACGAAAAGAACGGCGTTGTAGTGCTGCAGACCGAGGATGAGCTTGCGGCCATAAACGCCGCGAACGGCGCCGCTCTGACTGGCGCCAGGGCTGCAACAGCCACATCAGGCCCGGGGTTTTCGCTGATGAACGAGGGCATAAGCTGGGCAGGAATGAACGAGGTACCTGTTACAGTCACTTATTACATGCGCGGATCCCCTGCAACAGGGCTTCCCACAAGAAGCGGCCAATCGGACCTTAAGCTTGCAGTAAACGCAGGGCACGGGGAATTCTCGCGCATAGTAATCGCATCCGGGGACCATAACGAGATTTTCGAAGACGCAGTGACTGCCTTGAATGTTGCGGAGATATGCCAGACGCCTACCATACACATAATAGAAAAGACACTTGCAAACGCATATGCGGTAGTCGATGAGGCAGCAATGCAGCCGAAGGGCATGAAGATAGACAGGGGCAGCATAGTCTTCCCGGAGGAGCCTGAAGAGTACAAGCGCTTTGAATTTACCGAAAGCGGTGCATCGCCGCGCGCTTTCTTAGGGCATGCGAAGATGTATTACACTGGCGACGAGCACAACGAGTACGGGCATATAACTGAGGACAGCATGAATAGGACAAAGATGTATGAAAAGAGGATAAAGAAGGCCGCGCTGGCTGAAAAATACATAGACGACGCACACAAGGTAAGGATTGTTGGAAATGCCGAAAACGTGCTGCTTACATGGGGATCGCCAAAAGGAGCAGTGATGGATGCGATGGAAGCGCTAAGCAAGAATGGCATTAGCGTAGAGATGGTGCAGGTAAGGCTGTTTTCGCCATATCCTGCAGGGATCGTAGCAAAGGCCCTTGCAGGCAAGAAGCGCATAATAGCAGTAGAGAACAACTACAACGCGCAAGGTGCTGAGATAATGACAGAGAATACAAGCATCAGGCCGACGCACTACATACTCAAGTGGAACGGCAGGCCCATGGCCATGGACGAGCTTGTGGAAGCAGTGAAGCAGATTGTAAATAGCGATGTTAAGAAGGTGGTTTTGAATGGAGGCAAATGA
- a CDS encoding MFS transporter, with product MDQTDKFRFLVYSRALRSIAIIYMTLSFSLYLRALKVPIIYIGIVAGATMLFALFLTMALGVFGDRHGYKNELIIGEIVATAGAFLIALSPNTPLIMAGMIIAGISSGAGGMRGSFSPGSSAFIASMYRDESDRVRKFSSLTRVAALFSILGSVMFSSVTLLSKYITQLEAYRYLFLASSVLLAFSVLCLLVLNEAPRARKTTRIMKRSSMLYILRVIVGNSLGGVGVGLAIPLLPLWFALVYHATPLQIGVIFAISYITTAIGASYSSRISKRIGVLNTASLTRSLNGVLLVAMAFSPLLPIAGIIYIARAFVAGSGNPTRSTITVKGIHEEDYGTATSVQGIATRASQLSSAASGYLMDYALPAPLLIGGVFQFASGIVYKRLLKGS from the coding sequence GTGGACCAAACGGACAAATTCAGGTTTTTGGTGTATTCGAGAGCCTTGCGGAGCATTGCAATAATATACATGACGCTGTCGTTCTCGCTTTACCTGCGCGCCCTAAAGGTTCCAATAATATATATAGGCATAGTTGCAGGCGCAACCATGCTTTTCGCGCTTTTCCTTACGATGGCGCTAGGCGTATTCGGCGACAGGCACGGCTACAAGAACGAGCTTATAATAGGCGAGATCGTTGCCACTGCAGGGGCGTTCCTCATAGCCTTAAGCCCAAATACCCCTTTAATAATGGCCGGCATGATTATAGCAGGCATAAGCAGCGGGGCAGGAGGCATGCGCGGCTCATTCTCCCCAGGCTCAAGCGCATTCATAGCAAGCATGTACAGGGATGAATCCGATAGGGTAAGGAAATTCTCCAGCCTTACAAGAGTTGCTGCACTGTTTTCAATACTCGGCAGCGTGATGTTCTCTTCTGTAACCCTGCTTTCGAAATACATCACGCAGCTAGAGGCATACCGCTACCTGTTCCTTGCTTCTTCCGTATTGCTGGCATTTTCGGTATTATGCCTGCTTGTGCTCAATGAGGCGCCAAGGGCAAGAAAGACTACTCGCATAATGAAGAGGTCAAGCATGCTGTACATACTGAGGGTCATAGTTGGCAATTCCCTGGGAGGAGTGGGCGTAGGCCTGGCCATACCTTTGCTGCCGCTGTGGTTTGCGCTGGTATACCACGCAACGCCGCTGCAGATAGGCGTAATATTTGCGATTTCGTACATAACGACAGCCATAGGCGCATCTTATTCTTCGCGCATATCAAAGCGCATTGGCGTTCTAAACACTGCTTCGCTTACAAGATCATTGAACGGCGTGCTGCTTGTGGCAATGGCATTCTCGCCGCTGCTGCCCATTGCAGGCATCATATACATTGCAAGGGCGTTCGTTGCAGGCTCAGGAAACCCAACACGATCCACAATTACCGTAAAAGGCATACACGAAGAAGATTACGGCACTGCAACCAGCGTGCAGGGCATAGCCACAAGGGCCTCGCAGCTAAGCTCTGCTGCAAGCGGCTATTTGATGGATTACGCGCTTCCCGCGCCGCTGCTCATAGGCGGCGTGTTCCAGTTCGCAAGCGGCATTGTCTACAAGCGCTTGCTGAAAGGCAGCTAA
- a CDS encoding isopentenyl phosphate kinase, whose translation MKGLYFIKIGGSAITDLSKPNTLSSGPVTIASLLQEFKDVYASGGFDVIIGHGSGSFAHVPAKKYRINEGLAYSDSRVGAAITHLTAKELNTIFVNEGLKLGLPLYPFSPGHFSFSDGTGLAGFCDHISEAIEKGFIPVVHGDVVIDRERGVSIASTEAVFDFISRSITPSKILYGSDTDGVFTADPKIDKSAKHIAVIDSSNIGSALQNTGASKSRVDVTGGMATKLAKLYETCRLTGAEGYIFNITRPGALKAMLSGNADPSIYTLVKGS comes from the coding sequence ATGAAGGGATTGTATTTCATAAAGATAGGAGGAAGCGCCATAACTGACCTGTCGAAGCCGAACACGCTCTCGAGCGGGCCTGTCACAATAGCTAGCCTGCTGCAGGAATTCAAGGATGTTTACGCCTCTGGTGGATTTGACGTAATAATAGGGCATGGGAGCGGCTCTTTTGCGCACGTTCCCGCCAAGAAGTACAGGATAAATGAAGGGCTGGCATACAGCGACAGCAGGGTTGGTGCTGCAATAACGCACCTTACTGCCAAGGAGCTCAATACAATATTCGTGAACGAAGGGCTTAAGCTCGGGCTGCCGCTTTACCCATTCTCGCCAGGCCATTTCTCGTTTTCTGATGGCACGGGGCTTGCGGGCTTCTGCGACCACATAAGCGAAGCCATTGAAAAGGGCTTCATACCTGTGGTGCATGGGGATGTGGTCATCGACAGGGAAAGAGGTGTATCAATAGCCTCGACAGAAGCAGTCTTTGATTTTATATCGCGCAGCATAACGCCTTCGAAGATCCTTTACGGATCTGACACTGACGGCGTGTTTACTGCAGACCCCAAGATTGACAAGAGCGCAAAGCACATAGCAGTTATAGATTCTTCGAACATCGGCAGCGCCTTGCAGAATACAGGCGCTTCGAAGAGCAGGGTCGATGTCACCGGAGGCATGGCAACAAAGCTTGCAAAGCTATATGAAACGTGCAGGCTTACTGGCGCCGAGGGCTATATATTCAACATAACAAGGCCAGGCGCGCTTAAGGCGATGCTTTCCGGAAACGCTGATCCCTCAATCTACACGCTTGTCAAGGGAAGCTAA